The sequence TTCATGAGTTTTTCCTGATGGTGGATCAACTAACAAAATCTGTTGACATTATTTCAAGTGTTCACATAAACAGATTTTGAGGCAGTTCTGGGACCAAATTTTCACAAAGTGGAATCTTTCCAGGGACCTCAATTTCCACAAACATGAGTGATGTCATTCATCACCCTCATCTATATTTATCAGCCAGGTTTATCACATGCATGGTGGATATCAGATGAAGATCCTCAGGAGATAGTGTCAAAGATTCCTCCAGGGGTGAGGAAACAGCTgtgaaaaatgaaacagaaatacagATGTAGCATCTCCCTTGGACACAGTGATAAAATAGTACATGGGGATATATTAGTACCTGTTTGATTTGCTGATCTGTGTGACACTTCACAAACCGTTCTGCCCAGcctcagagaaggaaaaatatgTTCACTTTGATTTTACTCTTCTTGCTGCTAAACATTCCACTTCTTGTGGCTGATTTTATTTATCCCAGGTGCTTTTGGAGAATAAAACAGGATAAAGATGAGGATGGAAACCTGGGATCAGGTTGTAGCTTCTTTATTCAAGCAGTACCATGGCTTGTGGAGAAAGAGTATTTCAGTTCTATTTTGAATACACAGTAagtgcttttgtattttctatgtaAATGTGATCATGAATATTTCCTGAGTCTACTGAGGTTGAGGAGCAAAACAATGCAAAGTCTCTTTTATACTATTATTAATGTGCAAAACAAGAAAGAGCTCCATATTCTATTAGAGACTAATGGTATATTACCACTTTAAATTGACAGAATTGTTTTTTCAAGCCTGCCTCCCATTTATAGGGATGGAATTTGCGTAATAAAACAACTTTGGGCCATTATTAATCACATATTATTCTCTCATAGACAGTTCTATAGCACAGTGGAACAATGATATCTTATTGAAAGACATCATTTTTATGACTTTATCCTAGATGTGTTTATGCAAATGATGATGGTCCTTCCATAACTGTGCAGCTTGTAGTGTTTGTGTTGGGGCCACTAATGTTGGAGACACAACTAGCTATGCAGAGTCTTCATATAGATACTCCGTTACTTTCTTAAATTTGTTCCATGAGGTACCCGTTTAAGTACTGAAGTTGTAGCAAGAATTGATGCAAGAGATCTGTCCTCTGTCAAATTCCTATTTTGATCTATGCAAATTCACTGGCTTTTAGGTCTTACAAACTCCAGTTCTTCACTCTCTCATTAGAATAAAGAAGGAATGTATGACGATAAAGAAtatgtttgattctttgaaaagtgaTATTATTACTAATAGTGGTGACTAGTTATTTCCCTAATCACCATCCTGGGTAACAACAGTGGCATATGATAGTTGGCAATATTAGAGAATAAGGATAAAGGAGTTACTTACTAGATCATCTTTGCCATTATTAAGGAGCATGTCTTCCCTCTTTACCTCTCTGTTATTTAGTCTGATACTTTCAATATTTATCATCTATGTCTGTTTTTCAGTAATCTTACAAAATGTAGTTGCATAGTTTACCAGTGTGGACATATCCACATTTTGATTTTGTGGATTTCTGATAGTTTTTTTCAGACATAGTACTTTAGACCAAAAAGCCACTCTAACCACTTAAGTATCTTATGTTTCTTAATGTTTACTGTGGAGGGGTTAGTGTTTTATTTGTACAAGTACTAGTCTCAAATTTCTGTTGTGTCTTACTAAAATATTTAACGACATCattttttctgtgcatttatGAATAATATCCTAAAAGGActtgtgtttataaaaacaaaaaccccaggacAGATGTATAATTTCTAACTAGAATGCAGATATTTAACTCTtagtaaaaattaataatgaagtaatatatttgatatttttcagTCAGATGTTTTGAAGTAATTCAGAAGGGATATGAGTTATTCTtttcataaacataaacacaaaatagaaTTAATCCATTGAAActgaattttagaaagaaagaacatttaagATAAGAATGATTATGTGGGgatatgataaatataaatatattgccTCCTAATGAGAAAGAATTTTAATGACATGAGCCAAGTATTGCCACAGAAGACTGCTATGAACTCAACTGTCATTCTTTCACTGCCTTAGCCAATAGTCAATTTCATACATAATTCCATAAACTCAATGGCACACATGCATCCcatgtatttttcatatttctaattAATTTCAAATGAATATGTGACTATTTTTACTGTTTCATCAAAGCATTTGGTGATTATTTACTGTCTTAGCAAACATTCAAAACCCAGAGGGAAAAAACTCTCTTGGTGAGAATATGACAATAATGCATCTCACTTATGGGAGATGACCTCTCACGAACATATGAAGATTTTATGAGCTCCCAGCTTCTTTGGTCATCTCAACCACATTACACAGGTCATTTCAATCTTAGGTTGTGGGGGCAATACAATCCAGTGCAGGATTGTCCTTTTATTGACTGCAAATAATATCTTTAAATTGCTGTCCTTATAAGCACTGTAACCTTTTACAGAACACACACTGAAAATCACAAGTATGCTCTGGTCTTGGCTTTTTCCATAAATGAAGTCAACACGAACTCTGATCTTTTGCCAAATATGTCTCTAATATTTAAATTCTCAGCACAGATTTGTAACTATGAATCCCAATTAAAAAGTCTCATTCATCTGAGTttacaaaatcataaaattttcCCTAATTATATCTGTAACGATAACGTATGTGCAGTGGCACTTACAGGACTAAACTGGACAACAACTCTGACACTTTATACAATCCTAAACAACTTCATATCTCAccaggtaagtgtgtgtgtgtgtgtgtgtgtgtgtgtgtaggtaagtgtgtgtgtgtgtgtgtgtgtgtattatgggCAGGGAGGAACTCATGAAATCAGATACCGTGGGTACTCCCATAGTCTTACTAAGCCTGAGCCAATCTATGTAGTTCAAGGGTACTATTCAGAGTCTTGATGGAGCTTTCAAATGTCCTTTTATGGTATagagaagatggaagaaataATAGCTGGCTTAGATTTCTAGAAATTTGCAGCAAACTATGTTTATAAGTTCTTAGGAATTCATTCTACCTCATGCTGCTGCCTGTGTTCTAGTTCCTTCATCTTACTTATGGACCCTTTCATCCTGCCATGAGTGATCATGAAGAATTTCCCTATCTATATCAGATGGCCTCTGAGGATACATCTCTAGCCCTTGCCATGGTCTCCTTCATAATCCATTTCAGTTGGAACTGGGTAGGGTTGGCCATCTCAGACAATGATAAAGGTGTCCAATTTCTCTCCTATTtgagaagagagatggaaaaaaaCACAGTCTGCTTTGCCTTTGTCAACATGATTCCAGTCAACATGAATTTATACATGTCAAGAGCTGAAGTGTATTACAATCAAATCATGACATCATCCACAAATGTTGTTATCATATATGGTGACACAGACAGTACTTTAGCTGTGAGCTTTAGAATGTGGGAATCTCTAGATATAAAGAGAATATGGGTCACCACCTCACAGTGGGATATTACTACTAGTAAGAAAGACTTCACATTTGATAACTTGTATGGGACATTTGCTTTTGGACACCACCATGGTGAGATTTCTGGTTTTAAAAACTTTGTTCAGACATTGAACCTGTTAAAATGCTCAGATGAGTATCTGGTAAAGCTGGAATGGATGTACTTTAACTGTGATGTCTCAGCACCTAAATGTAAGACACTGAAGAACTGCTCATCCAATCACCCTTTGGAATGGTTAATGGTACATAGTTTTGACATGGCCTTTACTGAAGGGAGTTATGCCATATACAATGCTGTATATGCTGTTGCCCATGCACTCCATGAGCTGACTTTTCAAAAATTTGATAATCTGCCCACTGACAATgtgaaagaacaaaattatgcCTGCAACAAGGTAGTTATTCTTATATTATAATGTTTCATGTTATCAATGACTTTAAGAGTCTTTTAGATGCCCAAACCAAGTGtgctagaaaatattttctaaaatagagTGATTTATGGATACTTTTCCTACTGATCATGTAAATCTAGAAGTTTGTATAAATCTCTAATGTAAAGGGAATAGAGTAGAAGGCATAATTTGTCAATGTAGCACTGTGATTTTGATACAGAATACTTGACTATCATCACATATATTCTAATACTGAAAACATATCCAGTCCTTCCTCATGAACCCACTCACTGATGAATCCTTGTTCATTGATTATCAAATATAACCATCTTTAGAGATCCCAACTTATGCTGTTCCCACTGTAGATGTGGGATATCACTTATGTGtttctgtatatctgtgtgtatatctatatatgtctataatgtgtatatctatgtgcatatacattatatatacatatacattatatatacatatacatatacattatatatacatatacatatacatatacattatatatatatatatatatatatatatatatacacacacacacatgtatatatattttgcgTATTTACCTATATGTCTGTCTATGGCAGTTAACATAAATTTGTCAGTGTTTCAATTGCTTTGTCTAAGTATATATTCCTGTGTATATTTATCAGTGCATGTGGATGTATGCTTTGTATATGTTCTTTCACTTATGTATAACTGTTTTGCTTGCCTGTGTCTTTGTAAGAGAGCATAAATTTGTCTGTGTGACAATGTCACACTGTGTGGATGtcagtatatgtgtatgtcttttgATGTATATTCCTCTGTACATGTGTTTccatgtggttttgtgtgtgcacctggataattgttttctgtgtttttgtgtctgtttgaCTATTTTGATGCATATTCTGTCtcagtgtgtatctgtatattcatatgtgtgtttgggcatgtatgtgtatattgtgtaaATAACTGTGTACTCCAGCCATGTGCATATTTCTATACACATGCGAGtatctctctatgtgtctgtatgtttcatattgtaaatacatgtttgtgtttgtttcctaatttcctcttagaaaactaaaataacagAAACATTATACTTTTGTTTATCTCTTTGCTTTCACTGAGATTTTTCACATGCATACTATCAATAAAGTTGCCATAAAGATGAAATAAGAatacattttcttactttaagaaaGAACATATACTCTATAGTATGCTGCCTGTCTTTCAGCTGGGTTCCTTCCTGAGAAAGATCCACTTCACTAATCCTGTTGGGGACAGAGTGAATATgaaccaaagaaacaagctgcaggAAAATTATGACATTTTCTATGTTTGGAATTTTCCACAGGGACTTGGACTTAAAGTGAAAATAGGAATATTTAGTCCCTATTTTATAAATGGTCAACAGCTACATTTGTCTGAAGATATGATAGAGTGGGCAAGAGGAAGTACACAGGTGGGCTTGGCCTAACTGTACTAATTTAAATGACACTGTCAAGTATGTGCATCCAACCTTCCTTGAAAGTGGTGAAATGAAATTGATTGTCAAATGAGAGACCAATTTATACCCTCCTAagtttcttctcttcatttttcagaTGAGTTTTTAGTAATTCACTGAGGATTTCTAACATGCATACAANGTATTTNTATCATATCANAACCTGTTTCTTACCTTTAACATTAATGTAAAttgttttagaaaacagtttGATANTATTTTCAGTAAAGTTAGCAATATGCTATTGGttctatttttattgctataNAGTGATTTCTACTCTTATGGTAAACCTCTTCAAAAGATNCTTAAAGACTCTTNCTTATTGTAAGTATNGAGTAAATTCAACACAATCAAGNAACTGATTTTNATAATGTTCTCTTAAGCCTGTTTACCAACTAGTCCTAAATTTCCAACAACTCTAGCTAAccatatattaacattttatgacatttaaatactttatgaaatatcttgttttccagttttgaaaaatatgggtatgggttttttttctgtatgtgtatcaGTGCAACACCTGCATGTATGGTATATGCAGATGGCTAATGAGTTACTCTAATCTCAGAGCACTTGAAAGAGCTCCATGCCACTCAGTAGGTGCTATAAATAAAATTTGGGACCCCTTTACTGGTAGCAATTACTCTTGAGAGCTGAGCTATATCTGCAGCCCTGACTCATACCTGTAAAAATAATGTTGACATAAGGAAACTATTTGGTCCCACCAATTCTTGCACAAATCattcaaacaaagaaatatttgcaTAGTTTCCTTCTCAATATGGGGAGAAATTGGTAGTAATTGCCTTTTGaggaaatttgaaaatgaaatatctcATACTAAGTATATTATAGGTATAAACTCTAATACACTTGGTTTTAATGTGTCATATTCAAACTGCCCCAAAACAAAGTTGATTAAACGTCTTCAAGTTTAATATGAAGTGATTCCCAGGTTTCTCAAACAGTGTGAAAAGTATAGTTGCTATGGTCCTCAATGTGAGTAAGAATGCAATTCTTAGAGAAAAGAGCATAAGAACTAAAAGTGTAGTTACAGAGCTACATATACATTTAGAAGATAGCATTGAAATCTCATGTGTGTTCTAGCCAGGCCTCACCTGAGCCTTCAAACACATCCACTAGTAGACTATAGATTTTAAGAAATTCAACCAGTGTTCTATTCACATATATCTTAATTCCAATGTGGaaactcataaataaaaacatgaagataTCAGAAAAATATGATTCCAAGCCTTGTAGTCATAGACTGAAGTGAGGCTATATTTAATGTTATACTAAACAAGAATCAAAGAATGATtataagaatgttaaaaaaaatcaaagatggcAGTAACTACTTCTGGgagaatacaatgaaaatatgaaaacttTATTACAATAAGACACTGAGCATGTATATGATAGAGAGCTTTCAAAaaggtataaaataataaaataattccaaaCTAGAGTATatattggaaaaacaaaataaatcaaataaatatctCAGTGAAAAGACTCACAAAATGAATGCTCCAAGTTAAGGACAGGATGGCAAGACTTGAAGACAAGGCACAAGAATTAGAAACTTCAAACAATGACAAAGATAAAACatcaaggaaaaatgaaaatcacagtAACTTAGGAGGTATGATTAAATGATTACTTTTAAAAACTCTGTGAACAATACAAGAAAGGACATACTCTATGTATCAAGAGGAAATCCATTATATTACATCTGTACATTTCCATAATAATGTGAGAAATGTTTAGTAAAGGCATTTAAATGGCAAATACTCAATGTTTGAAATGAAATAGTCCTTGACATATTTGACTTAAAATTTGATGTGGAACAAAGGGAGTATATAAAATCTGCAAGAGAGAACCTTGTGTCATAGAACATTCCTCTCTGAATAACAGCAGGTTTCTCCAGCAtcactcatttttaaatgaaagtagttcattcattcattcattcattcactttacatccaggtACCAGCTTACACACACTACTCTACTCCTACTCCCCCCATCCTTCCCCTGCTTCCTATCCAATACTCCTTTCTTCAGATAAGGGGACCCCCCGCATATCAACATACTTTGCATATCATAGTGTACAATAAATAAGCACAGTTTCATGTTCTCCTAATGAGGCCAAGGGGAGGCAGCCCAGCAGGAGTAAAGtttcccaaaggcaggcaacagagtcagacacagaACCTGCTACTGCTTTTAGGTGTCCCATGTAATGACCAAGCTTCACAAATGTTACATATGTTTGGAGTACCCAGGTTAGTCTCATGCATCATTTGTAGCaagtgattcagtctctgtgagcccttagGGCCCCTGGGAAGTTTtatgtaggttttcttgtgtttttgtttcctctgactcctacaatccttctttcccctcttatCCAGGATTCCCCAAACTTTGCCTTTTGTTTGGGTGTTGATCTTTGCATGTGCTTTTATCAATTGGTGGGTGAATTCTGTCTGATGATGGTTACTCTAGGCTCTCACCtgcaaatataacaaaaatattattacCAGCATCAGCAGTGGGCTTTCTCTCATGGCAAGGTTCTCTAGTTGGTCCAGTCACTGGTTAACTAGCCCTTGATCTGCTACATCTTTACTCCCACACATCTTTATGCAGGGTAAATTGtagattgaaggttttgtggttaGTTGTTGTCTCAATCGCAACAGTGGACATCTTGGATGGTCATTGGACATGACCATTAAAGGCTCCATACTGTGCTTTGCTAGGAGACTTAGCCAGGGTCATCCTCATAGATTTCTGGGAATTTATATTACCTGAGAATTCTAGCTTGACTCAGAGATGCCACCACCATCTTAGTGGTCTCTCCAAATAATCTGTTCCTCTGTTCTCCCCTTCTGTTCTCACCCCACACCACTTCCATTCAGTCCCCAAACCCATTCATCCACATTGTCTATTCTGTTTTACTTCTCAGGGAGATACATGTGTCCTACCTTGTGCCATatttgttacttagcttctttagTTATNTGCAGTGTAACATGTCATGGATATTCTTAAATAAGGAGAATAAATATtgtgtatttaaaacatttacagACATAATTGCCAATTCAGTTACAATATCCAGTGAATTTATTCTTcataaaaaagggaaaattttTCATGATGAACACAATTACAATACGTCACAACAAGTAAATGAGTACTAAAAAGGACATTAAAAGAACTCCATCATATTTAAAAGTAAGATGAACACAAAAGGTCAAAATAACATGTAAACAGCACTTGAATGCCTGACAGAAAACTATTAGAAAACATCAAACATTGAAATAACAACTAAAACATAATTTACAAATAACTTTTAGTAATAATTGAGTGTTCATGGTTATTTCTGATCAAATATCACAGATAATGAGTttagttttattgattctttacaAATTTCCAATCATGCACTGTGATNATACTCAATTCCCAGTCCTTTCATGTTTCTCTCTCCATGACAGCActccacaaaaaataaaaagattaaaattaaatagtCCAATTTCTGTAATTTATGTATTCACTGCatatgatggtttgtacatgcttgtcccagggagtggcactatttagaggttTAGCAGGATTTTCACTGTGTATGCgggctttaagatcctcttcctagctgcctggaagttattAAACTGCTAGTAgctttcagatgaaaatgtagaactctcagctcctactgtcccatgcctgcctgtcggctgccatgttcctgccttgatgataatggactgaacctctgaagctgtaagccaggccaaattaaatgttgtctttataagatttgccttggtcatggtgtttggtcacagcagtaaaaccctaaataagacactggagcatggtcaaactctcagttcCTGCTCCATAAATAGAACTTAGTTTTTCTCTCCCATACTCCCTCAAGAAGCCCTCAGTTTTAGAAANCTGACTTCAGATTACTTACCATATATTTTAAGAGTTCATTTTATGCTTTCCTGTTAAAACTTCTCTTTCTTGGATTGTGGGGGAATGTGGGTGTTGGAATGTTGGTAAGAGTAGTCACAGAAAACTTTCATGCAACTCCTTCGCATCTATGAATCTACAATCATTCATATGATTGGAAAAGTAgtttcctattattttaaaagtagggAACAAAGAAAATGGGGTTCTACATGGTTTCTGGTGTTAGCAGAGAAAACACTATGGGACCTAACTGTAACAAGGCCACAGACTCAGACAAGGCCCTCAAAATGAGCACAGCCTatggacatcaacatggtttCAGGCTTCAGTCCAGACCATGAAAATTCCAAAGTCTTCAGTCATAATATGTACCATGGAAATCAACATTGATTCCACATACAGTAGGAATATTGATTCAGATATAGCCATCAGCAGCAGATAGATCTTGACATCTCCCTAGCCTTACTTGGCAGTGTAGCTCACTCAGAACAGTATGGCTCCAGCTGCCAACAGAACTCATTGACATCAACTCAGGCTAAGGGCATCCACATGACCTTTGGTGGTAACACTGTTCATGGACATCAATACAGATCTCATCGACAGCAGGATCTCTGGCCTAGACATGCACCATTGTGGCAGCAGGCTCCACATATATTTGCACAAACTTTGATAGaaacacagaccacagacaccAACAAAGACTCTGGGTGACATAGGACAACAGGTCCAGATATGGCTCTTGGTAGCAGTATGGAGCTCAATGTCTCCATGGCTAGAGATAACAGAANAGACCACTCATATAAATATGGCCAGTGCGGGAATGATTGGTCTATAAAAACAGGTATTCTTTTGTGGCCTCCATGGGGGGAGTgtaaaaaagaaatcctttaccatatatatatacattatatatatgaacAGAGCACTTCTGTAAAAAGGGGTTAGGGGGAGGCAACAAAATGAAGtagaacaaaagaataataattagAATATAACTtcgtttatttattcatttattt comes from Mus caroli unplaced genomic scaffold, CAROLI_EIJ_v1.1 scaffold_15988_1, whole genome shotgun sequence and encodes:
- the LOC110287855 gene encoding vomeronasal type-2 receptor 116-like isoform X2 codes for the protein MFTLILLFLLLNIPLLVADFIYPRCFWRIKQDKDEDGNLGSGCSFFIQAVPWLVEKEYFSSILNTQTHTENHKYALVLAFSINEVNTNSDLLPNMSLIFKFSAQICNYESQLKSLIHLSLQNHKIFPNYICNDNVCAVALTGLNWTILHLTYGPFHPAMSDHEEFPYLYQMASEDTSLALAMVSFIIHFSWNWVGLAISDNDKGVQFLSYLRREMEKNTVCFAFVNMIPVNMNLYMSRAEVYYNQIMTSSTNVVIIYGDTDSTLAVSFRMWESLDIKRIWVTTSQWDITTSKKDFTFDNLYGTFAFGHHHGEISGFKNFVQTLNLLKCSDEYLVKLEWMYFNCDVSAPKCKTLKNCSSNHPLEWLMVHSFDMAFTEGSYAIYNAVYAVAHALHELTFQKFDNLPTDNVKEQNYACNKLGSFLRKIHFTNPVGDRVNMNQRNKLQENYDIFYVWNFPQGLGLKVKIGIFSPYFINGQQLHLSEDMIEWARGSTQMLTSVCSADCDPGFRKFRKNGMPACCFDCSPCPENEISNETNVELCVPCPEDQYANTEQNHCIHKALIFLTYKDPLGMGXSLMALCFSAFTVVVLLVFVKHHSTPXVKANNRTLTYILLISLIFCFLCPLLFIGHPNSATCILQQVTFGVAFTVAVSTVLAKTITIVLAFRVXAPQRMMKYFLAXGASIYIIPICTLIQVIVCAVWLGAAPPSVDIDARSEHGHIIIVCNKGSVSAFYCVLGYLACLAFGSFTLAFLSRNLPSTFNEAKSITFSMLVFCSVWVTFLPVYHSTKGKVMVAAEIFSTLASGAGMLICIFVPKCYTILFMPDRNSLQMIRKKSSSHAHLS
- the LOC110287855 gene encoding vomeronasal type-2 receptor 116-like isoform X1; the encoded protein is MFTLILLFLLLNIPLLVADFIYPRCFWRIKQDKDEDGNLGSGCSFFIQAVPWLVEKEYFSSILNTQTHTENHKYALVLAFSINEVNTNSDLLPNMSLIFKFSAQICNYESQLKSLIHLSLQNHKIFPNYICNDNVCAVALTGLNWTTTLTLYTILNNFISHQFLHLTYGPFHPAMSDHEEFPYLYQMASEDTSLALAMVSFIIHFSWNWVGLAISDNDKGVQFLSYLRREMEKNTVCFAFVNMIPVNMNLYMSRAEVYYNQIMTSSTNVVIIYGDTDSTLAVSFRMWESLDIKRIWVTTSQWDITTSKKDFTFDNLYGTFAFGHHHGEISGFKNFVQTLNLLKCSDEYLVKLEWMYFNCDVSAPKCKTLKNCSSNHPLEWLMVHSFDMAFTEGSYAIYNAVYAVAHALHELTFQKFDNLPTDNVKEQNYACNKLGSFLRKIHFTNPVGDRVNMNQRNKLQENYDIFYVWNFPQGLGLKVKIGIFSPYFINGQQLHLSEDMIEWARGSTQMLTSVCSADCDPGFRKFRKNGMPACCFDCSPCPENEISNETNVELCVPCPEDQYANTEQNHCIHKALIFLTYKDPLGMGXSLMALCFSAFTVVVLLVFVKHHSTPXVKANNRTLTYILLISLIFCFLCPLLFIGHPNSATCILQQVTFGVAFTVAVSTVLAKTITIVLAFRVXAPQRMMKYFLAXGASIYIIPICTLIQVIVCAVWLGAAPPSVDIDARSEHGHIIIVCNKGSVSAFYCVLGYLACLAFGSFTLAFLSRNLPSTFNEAKSITFSMLVFCSVWVTFLPVYHSTKGKVMVAAEIFSTLASGAGMLICIFVPKCYTILFMPDRNSLQMIRKKSSSHAHLS